From the Nocardiopsis changdeensis genome, one window contains:
- a CDS encoding TlpA family protein disulfide reductase: MNLETTVAILIAAVVLLTALTLFNLMLTLAVVRRLRQSEGSPRAGGAAPPADLADIPAGMEIPDFSGVSTTGEAVTSAGLRGRMALYAFFDTGCGSCEEQLRPLVDFAREVGLPREQVIAFVGDSRGEADAYTSVLEGHTTVVMQTIHHEAGQAFSLTGIPAFVFADASGRVARSAVAVEDLRAALVGV; the protein is encoded by the coding sequence GTGAACCTGGAGACAACCGTGGCAATCCTCATCGCGGCGGTCGTGCTGCTGACCGCCCTGACCCTGTTCAACCTGATGCTCACCCTGGCCGTCGTACGGCGCCTGCGGCAGTCGGAGGGGTCCCCCCGGGCCGGCGGGGCCGCCCCGCCCGCCGACCTCGCGGACATCCCCGCCGGGATGGAGATCCCCGACTTCAGCGGTGTGAGCACCACGGGGGAGGCCGTCACCTCGGCGGGGCTGCGCGGCCGGATGGCCCTGTACGCCTTCTTCGACACCGGCTGCGGCTCGTGCGAGGAGCAGCTGCGCCCGCTGGTGGACTTCGCCCGCGAGGTGGGACTGCCCCGCGAGCAGGTGATCGCGTTCGTGGGCGACTCCCGGGGAGAGGCCGACGCCTACACCTCGGTCCTCGAAGGGCACACGACCGTCGTCATGCAGACCATCCACCACGAGGCGGGGCAGGCGTTCTCGCTCACCGGCATCCCCGCCTTCGTCTTCGCCGACGCCTCCGGCCGGGTCGCCCGCTCCGCGGTGGCGGTCGAGGACCTGCGGGCCGCGCTCGTGGGGGTGTGA
- a CDS encoding MauE/DoxX family redox-associated membrane protein — MLPLTALFLQLAVAGIFLASGLAKVRGRDNETTWAVLAERLRLTRLPVRTASAAHSAVELAIGLVLLTGTWARVPALAAATALFAAFTLLALYSARAGTAVPCSCFGRARTDLGWPHVWRNLALTCAAAAGLGCAWASAGAPPASWGEIGLAAAAAAAVTAATVSFDDLVDLFAAGTGERPGARTPRS, encoded by the coding sequence TTGCTCCCGCTCACCGCACTCTTCCTGCAACTGGCCGTCGCCGGGATCTTCCTCGCCTCCGGGCTCGCCAAGGTCCGCGGCCGCGACAACGAGACCACCTGGGCGGTCCTCGCGGAGCGCCTGCGCCTGACCCGGCTCCCCGTCCGCACAGCCTCCGCCGCCCACAGCGCCGTCGAGCTGGCGATCGGGCTGGTCCTGCTGACCGGGACCTGGGCCCGTGTGCCCGCACTCGCCGCGGCCACCGCACTGTTCGCGGCGTTCACGCTGCTGGCCCTGTACTCCGCCCGCGCCGGGACCGCCGTGCCCTGCTCCTGCTTCGGCAGGGCGCGCACCGACCTGGGCTGGCCGCACGTGTGGCGCAACCTCGCCCTGACCTGCGCGGCGGCGGCCGGCCTGGGCTGCGCGTGGGCCTCCGCCGGGGCGCCCCCCGCCTCGTGGGGGGAGATCGGGCTGGCCGCCGCCGCGGCCGCCGCGGTCACGGCCGCGACCGTCTCTTTCGACGACCTGGTCGACCTCTTCGCCGCCGGCACCGGGGAACGGCCCGGCGCCCGGACCCCCCGTTCGTGA
- a CDS encoding siderophore-interacting protein: MTTPTHERRLEMYPLRPRVLEVAEVERITPRMIRVHLSGPDLEGMRSDNFADHVKLWFPNEDGEHVLPVVEDDRCLNFRAPGVVFRDYTVRALDGERLTVDFVSHDHGPAGRWAQAARPGDRLGVLGPRGTAWITGGFDYHVLLVDETALPAAARYVEELPADARVFAFFEVVDAAEEQKLDAPEGARITWLHRGDAEAGTTDLLLEAFRALELPEGDGMVYAAGEATTLKPIRRLLKERGFVRNVTCEVDGYWRRGTSNLDHHEADDDE, from the coding sequence ATGACCACCCCGACCCACGAGCGCCGCCTCGAGATGTACCCGCTGAGGCCGCGCGTGCTGGAGGTCGCCGAGGTCGAGCGCATCACCCCGCGCATGATCCGCGTCCACCTGTCCGGCCCCGACCTGGAGGGGATGCGCAGCGACAACTTCGCCGACCACGTCAAGCTGTGGTTCCCCAACGAGGACGGGGAACACGTCCTGCCGGTGGTCGAGGACGACCGCTGCCTCAACTTCCGCGCCCCGGGCGTGGTCTTCCGCGACTACACCGTACGGGCCCTGGACGGCGAGCGCCTGACCGTCGACTTCGTCTCCCACGACCACGGCCCCGCCGGCCGCTGGGCGCAGGCCGCCCGGCCCGGCGACAGACTAGGCGTGCTGGGCCCGCGCGGCACGGCGTGGATCACCGGTGGGTTCGACTACCACGTGCTGCTGGTGGACGAGACGGCGCTGCCCGCCGCCGCCCGCTACGTGGAGGAGCTGCCCGCCGACGCCCGGGTGTTCGCGTTCTTCGAGGTGGTGGACGCCGCCGAGGAGCAGAAGCTCGACGCTCCCGAGGGGGCGCGGATCACCTGGCTGCACCGGGGCGACGCCGAGGCCGGTACCACCGACCTGCTGTTGGAGGCGTTCCGGGCGCTGGAACTGCCCGAGGGCGACGGGATGGTGTACGCGGCCGGGGAGGCGACCACCCTCAAGCCGATCCGCCGCCTGCTCAAGGAGCGCGGGTTCGTCCGCAACGTCACCTGCGAGGTGGACGGGTACTGGCGCCGGGGGACCTCCAACCTCGACCACCACGAGGCCGACGACGACGAGTAG
- a CDS encoding IS5 family transposase (programmed frameshift), with the protein MVERLVPDELWELFQRVVPEAPTRPQGGGRRRHGDRQVLAAIIFVATSGCTWAQLPPVFGPSGPTAHRRFTEWTRARVWAKLHRLVLDELGSQGELDWSRCAIDSVNMRALKGGDLTGPNPVDRGKKGSKIHLITDRQGLPLSMAISGANTHDSQALQPLVEGIAPIRSRRGPRRRRPGKLHGDKGYDYAHLRRWLRRRGIVHRLARRGVESSQRLGRHRWQVERTMAWLAGCRRLHRRYERKADHFLAFAGIACTLICYRRLTK; encoded by the exons ATGGTGGAACGGCTGGTGCCGGACGAGCTGTGGGAACTGTTCCAACGGGTGGTGCCCGAGGCGCCCACCCGCCCCCAGGGCGGTGGGCGGCGCAGACACGGTGACCGGCAGGTGCTGGCCGCGATCATCTTCGTGGCCACCAGCGGCTGTACCTGGGCTCAGCTCCCGCCGGTGTTCGGCCCCTCCGGGCCCACCGCGCATCGGCGCTTCACCGAGTGGACCCGGGCCCGGGTGTGGGCCAAGCTCCACCGCCTGGTCCTGGACGAGCTCGGCTCCCAAGGCGAGCTGGACTGGTCGCGGTGCGCGATCGACTCGGTGAACATGCGGGCCCTCAAAG GGGGGGACCTGACGGGTCCGAATCCTGTCGACCGAGGCAAGAAGGGGTCGAAGATCCACCTGATCACCGACCGGCAGGGTTTGCCCCTGTCCATGGCTATCTCGGGGGCCAACACCCACGACAGCCAGGCGCTGCAGCCCCTGGTGGAAGGGATCGCTCCGATCCGCTCCCGTCGCGGACCCCGGCGGCGCAGACCGGGCAAGCTGCACGGCGACAAGGGCTACGACTACGCCCACCTGCGCCGCTGGCTCCGGCGCCGGGGGATCGTGCACCGTCTGGCCCGCCGGGGTGTGGAGTCCTCGCAGCGGTTGGGCAGACACCGGTGGCAGGTGGAACGCACCATGGCCTGGCTGGCCGGATGCCGCCGACTTCACCGCCGCTACGAGCGCAAGGCCGACCACTTCCTGGCCTTCGCCGGCATCGCCTGCACGCTGATCTGCTACCGCCGACTCACCAAATGA
- a CDS encoding DUF3817 domain-containing protein — MNIAALVNAIAFRVIAVVEALTWVGLLAGMYVKYLGSGNEQGVALFGMLHGIAFILYVVACLVSAVHLRWGVWPTLLALAASVPPLFTLIADWWLHRSGRLPRIFGGARTPEPVG; from the coding sequence GTGAACATCGCAGCCCTGGTGAACGCGATCGCCTTCCGCGTGATCGCCGTTGTCGAGGCCCTGACCTGGGTCGGCCTATTGGCGGGCATGTACGTCAAATACCTCGGGAGCGGAAACGAACAGGGCGTGGCGCTCTTCGGCATGCTGCACGGGATCGCCTTCATCCTCTACGTGGTGGCCTGCCTGGTCTCGGCCGTCCACCTGCGCTGGGGCGTGTGGCCCACCCTGCTGGCGCTGGCCGCCTCCGTCCCGCCCCTGTTCACGCTGATCGCCGACTGGTGGCTGCACCGCAGCGGCCGGCTGCCCAGGATCTTCGGCGGCGCCCGCACCCCCGAGCCCGTGGGCTGA
- a CDS encoding peptidoglycan recognition protein family protein, with product MSYPHGPGRRAVLRGAALTTGAAVLGGAALLGPASPAAAAPSVHGRAAWGARPPSSPVQVLASPPLYIVVHHTATANSTDHSLAHAYSLSRAIQNHHMDTNGWADTGQQLTISRGGHVMEGRDRTLPAIAAGQHVVGAHVAGNNSTCVGIENEGTYTSVAPTAPLRDSLVETLAWLCAAYGLNPRSAILGHRDFNATACPGDVLYAMLPELRDAVAGLLAARGVEAAADRPVPADLRPSYPPVPDEPWREFDHGPAHGPDDITR from the coding sequence ATGTCATACCCCCACGGACCCGGTCGGCGCGCCGTCCTGCGCGGCGCCGCGCTGACCACCGGCGCCGCTGTCCTCGGCGGTGCCGCCCTGCTGGGCCCCGCCTCCCCCGCCGCGGCCGCGCCCTCGGTGCACGGCCGCGCGGCCTGGGGCGCGCGGCCCCCGTCGAGCCCGGTCCAGGTGCTGGCCTCCCCGCCGCTGTACATCGTGGTGCACCACACCGCGACCGCCAACAGCACCGACCACTCGCTGGCCCACGCCTACTCCCTGTCCCGGGCGATCCAGAACCACCACATGGACACGAACGGCTGGGCGGACACGGGACAGCAGCTCACCATCAGCCGCGGCGGGCACGTGATGGAGGGCCGCGACCGCACCCTGCCCGCGATCGCCGCGGGGCAGCACGTGGTGGGCGCGCACGTCGCCGGCAACAACAGCACGTGCGTCGGCATCGAGAACGAGGGCACCTACACCTCGGTCGCGCCGACCGCTCCGCTGCGGGACTCCCTGGTGGAGACGCTGGCGTGGCTGTGCGCGGCCTACGGGCTGAACCCGCGGAGCGCGATCCTGGGGCACCGCGACTTCAACGCGACCGCCTGCCCCGGCGACGTGCTGTACGCGATGCTGCCGGAGCTGCGCGACGCGGTGGCGGGACTGCTCGCCGCCCGGGGCGTGGAGGCGGCCGCCGACCGCCCGGTCCCGGCGGACCTGCGGCCCTCGTACCCGCCGGTGCCGGACGAGCCCTGGCGGGAGTTCGACCACGGGCCCGCGCACGGCCCGGACGACATCACCCGCTGA